Proteins from a genomic interval of Pseudomonas sp. RC10:
- a CDS encoding gamma-butyrobetaine dioxygenase — protein sequence MNAIADYRTYPLISPLLSVTATPELIEVLWADQRRSPFHLLWLRDNCPCEACVYSVTREQVFEIADVPLDLGVRAADIDELGALRVVWQDGHESRFDPGWLRAHAYDDYSRAEREAKRSCKQRWVAGLELPVFDYTAVMEDDNALLDWLLAVRDIGLTQVRGVPTEPGSLSPLARRISFIRESNFGVLFNVQSKADADSNAYTAFNLPLHTDLPTRELQPGLQFLHCLVNDAQGGDSRFVDGFAVAEALRMEDPEAYRLLCEVPVEFRNKDRRSDYRCLAPVIALDACGEVSEVRMANFLRGPFDIEPALMQPYYRAYRRFIEMTREARFQFRQRLEAGQLWCFDNRRTLHARDAFDPKSGARHFQGCYVDRDELLSRIWVLQR from the coding sequence ATGAACGCCATCGCCGACTACCGCACCTACCCGCTGATCAGCCCGCTGCTCAGCGTCACCGCCACGCCCGAGCTGATTGAAGTGCTGTGGGCTGACCAGCGTCGCAGCCCCTTTCACCTGCTGTGGCTGCGGGATAACTGTCCCTGCGAGGCGTGCGTGTACAGCGTTACCCGTGAGCAGGTGTTCGAAATCGCCGACGTGCCGCTCGACCTTGGCGTGCGCGCCGCCGATATCGATGAACTCGGCGCCCTGAGGGTGGTGTGGCAGGACGGCCATGAAAGCCGCTTCGACCCTGGCTGGCTGCGTGCCCATGCCTATGACGATTACTCCCGCGCGGAACGGGAAGCGAAACGATCGTGCAAACAGCGCTGGGTCGCCGGACTCGAATTGCCGGTGTTCGACTATACGGCAGTGATGGAAGACGACAACGCCCTGCTCGACTGGCTGCTGGCGGTGCGCGATATCGGGCTGACTCAGGTGCGCGGCGTGCCCACCGAACCTGGCTCATTGAGCCCGTTGGCGCGACGGATTTCGTTCATTCGCGAAAGCAACTTTGGGGTGTTGTTCAACGTGCAATCCAAGGCCGACGCGGACAGCAACGCCTACACCGCCTTCAACCTGCCGCTGCACACGGATTTGCCAACGCGGGAATTGCAGCCGGGTTTGCAGTTTCTGCATTGCCTGGTGAACGACGCCCAAGGGGGTGACAGCCGTTTCGTCGATGGCTTCGCGGTGGCCGAGGCCCTGCGGATGGAAGACCCGGAGGCGTATCGATTACTGTGTGAGGTGCCCGTGGAGTTTCGCAACAAGGACCGGCGCAGCGATTACCGCTGCCTGGCCCCGGTCATCGCGCTGGACGCTTGTGGGGAGGTGTCGGAGGTGCGCATGGCGAATTTTCTGCGCGGGCCGTTTGACATCGAGCCTGCGCTGATGCAGCCGTATTATCGAGCCTACAGGCGCTTCATCGAGATGACCCGCGAGGCCCGGTTTCAGTTTCGCCAACGACTGGAGGCTGGACAGCTGTGGTGCTTCGACAACCGCCGCACCCTCCACGCCCGTGACGCCTTCGACCCCAAGAGCGGGGCGCGGCATTTTCAGGGGTGTTATGTGGACCGGGATGAGTTGCTGTCGCGGATATGGGTGTTGCAGCGGTGA
- the eutC gene encoding ethanolamine ammonia-lyase subunit EutC — protein MSDDHNKTPAQADAWQQLRSLTSARIALGHAGTSLPTAAQLDFQFAHAQARDAVHLPFDHAALSEQLNGRQRETLTVHSSAQDRNIYLQRPDLGRRLSTDSVEQLRGYAEAHPKGFDLAVVVADGLSSLAVQRHSPAMLARIDELAAAEGWSLAPVVLVEQGRVAVADEVAELLKARMVVILIGERPGLSSPDSLGLYFTYAPRVGLNDAARNCISNVRLEGMSYAMAAHKLLYLMREAWRRQLSGVKLKDDAQVPVLEGSEAGRPGNFLIGG, from the coding sequence ATGAGTGACGACCACAACAAGACACCTGCCCAGGCCGACGCCTGGCAGCAGTTACGCTCGCTGACCTCGGCGCGGATTGCCTTGGGGCACGCCGGGACCAGCCTGCCGACGGCGGCACAGCTGGATTTTCAGTTTGCCCACGCCCAGGCCCGCGATGCCGTGCATTTGCCCTTCGATCACGCGGCGTTGAGCGAGCAGTTGAACGGGCGCCAGCGGGAAACCTTGACCGTGCACAGCTCGGCGCAAGACCGGAACATCTACCTGCAACGGCCGGATTTGGGGCGGCGCTTGTCGACGGATTCGGTGGAGCAGTTGCGTGGGTATGCCGAGGCGCACCCGAAGGGGTTCGATCTGGCGGTGGTGGTGGCCGATGGGCTGTCGTCGCTGGCCGTGCAACGTCACAGCCCGGCCATGCTGGCGCGGATTGATGAACTGGCGGCGGCTGAGGGATGGAGCCTCGCGCCTGTGGTGTTGGTGGAACAGGGGCGCGTGGCCGTGGCTGATGAAGTCGCCGAACTGCTCAAGGCGCGGATGGTGGTGATCCTTATCGGCGAACGCCCCGGCCTCAGCTCACCCGACAGCCTGGGCCTGTATTTCACCTACGCGCCCCGGGTCGGTCTGAACGACGCGGCGCGCAACTGCATCTCCAATGTGCGGCTGGAAGGCATGAGCTACGCCATGGCCGCGCACAAGTTGCTGTACCTCATGCGCGAGGCCTGGCGCCGGCAATTGTCCGGGGTGAAATTGAAAGATGACGCGCAAGTGCCGGTGCTGGAAGGCAGCGAAGCCGGACGGCCGGGGAATTTTTTGATTGGCGGGTGA
- a CDS encoding ethanolamine ammonia-lyase subunit EutB, which produces MSFSHSIGGMVWRFDSLRELMAKASPARSGDFLAEVAATSDAERAAAQMALADVPLKRFLNEALIPYEQDEVTRLIVDTHDLAAFSTVSHLTVGSFRDWLLGDDATEASLKALAPGLTPEMVAAVSKIMRVQDLVLVSQKIRVVTRFRNTVGLRGRMSTRLQPNHPTDDPAGIAASVLDGLLYGNGDAMIGINPATDSISAITELLKMLDGVIRHYEIPTQSCVLTHVTSSVAAIEKGVPLDLVFQSIAGTEAANSGFGISLEILREGYEAGLSLKRGTLGNNLMYFETGQGSALSANAHHGVDQQTCETRAYAVARHFNPFLVNTVVGFIGPEYLYNGKQIIRAGLEDHFCGKLLGVPMGCDICYTNHAEADQDDMDVLLTLLGVAGINFIMGIPGSDDVMLNYQTTSFHDALYARKTIGLRPAPEFEAWLTRMDILRQDDNSVRLGQGVPPLFRKALAQLQ; this is translated from the coding sequence ATGAGTTTTTCCCACAGCATCGGTGGCATGGTCTGGCGTTTCGACAGCCTGCGGGAGCTCATGGCCAAGGCCAGCCCCGCACGCTCCGGCGACTTCCTGGCCGAAGTCGCCGCCACCAGCGATGCCGAGCGCGCGGCGGCGCAAATGGCCCTGGCCGACGTGCCGCTCAAGCGCTTCCTCAACGAAGCGTTGATCCCTTACGAACAGGACGAAGTGACCCGGCTGATCGTGGACACTCACGATCTGGCGGCCTTCTCGACAGTCAGTCACCTGACCGTCGGCAGCTTTCGTGACTGGCTGTTGGGGGACGACGCCACCGAGGCCAGCCTCAAGGCGCTGGCGCCGGGGCTGACACCGGAAATGGTCGCGGCGGTGTCGAAGATCATGCGCGTGCAGGACTTGGTGCTGGTGTCGCAGAAGATCCGCGTCGTCACCCGTTTCCGCAACACCGTGGGCCTGCGCGGGCGGATGTCGACCCGCTTGCAGCCCAACCATCCGACGGACGATCCGGCCGGCATCGCCGCCAGCGTCCTCGACGGCCTGCTGTACGGCAACGGCGACGCCATGATCGGCATCAACCCGGCCACCGACAGCATCAGCGCCATCACCGAATTGCTGAAAATGCTCGACGGCGTGATCCGTCACTACGAGATTCCCACCCAGTCCTGCGTGCTGACCCACGTTACCTCATCGGTGGCGGCGATTGAAAAAGGCGTGCCGCTGGACCTGGTGTTTCAGTCCATCGCGGGCACCGAAGCGGCCAACAGCGGCTTCGGCATCAGCCTGGAAATCCTGCGCGAAGGCTACGAAGCGGGGCTGAGTTTGAAGCGCGGGACGCTGGGCAATAACTTGATGTATTTCGAGACCGGGCAAGGCAGCGCGCTGTCGGCCAACGCACACCATGGCGTCGATCAGCAGACCTGCGAGACCCGCGCCTACGCCGTGGCCCGGCATTTCAACCCGTTTCTGGTCAACACCGTGGTCGGCTTCATCGGCCCGGAATACCTGTACAACGGCAAGCAAATCATTCGCGCCGGGCTTGAAGACCACTTCTGCGGCAAGCTGCTGGGCGTGCCGATGGGCTGCGACATTTGCTACACCAACCACGCCGAAGCCGATCAGGACGACATGGACGTGCTGCTGACGCTGCTCGGGGTCGCCGGGATCAACTTCATCATGGGCATTCCCGGCTCCGACGACGTGATGCTCAACTACCAGACCACCTCGTTCCACGACGCGCTGTACGCACGCAAGACCATTGGCTTGCGCCCGGCGCCGGAGTTCGAGGCATGGCTGACGCGCATGGACATCCTGCGTCAGGACGACAACAGCGTCCGGTTGGGGCAGGGCGTGCCGCCGCTGTTTCGCAAGGCGCTGGCGCAGTTGCAGTGA
- the eat gene encoding ethanolamine permease — MTVTQLKPTLGTLHLWGLAVGLVISGEYFGWSYGWGTAGTLGFLVTTLMVAVMYTCFIFSFTELTTAIPNAGGPFAYSLRAFGVTGGMIAGLATLIEFVFAPPAIAMAIGAYLNVQYPSLDPRVAAIGAYIVFMTLNILGVSIAATFELVVTVLAVAELLVFMGVVAPGFSFSNFVLGGWAGSDTFSLPAISGIFAAIPFAIWFFLAIEGAAMAAEEAKDPKRTIPRAYVAGILTLVVLAIGVMIFAGGVGDWRALSNINDPLPQAMKAVVGNNSNWMHMLVWIGLFGLVASFHGIILGYSRQFFALARAGFLPASLAKLSRFQTPHRAILAGGVIGILAILSDGLVNLQGMTLTAAMITMSVFGAIVMYIVSMLSLFKLRRSEPNLERSFRAPGYPIVPGIALVLAVVCLIAMVWFNLVICGIFIGLMAVGALFCKVVRGRGAVVAVAG; from the coding sequence ATGACTGTTACACAACTCAAACCGACATTGGGAACCCTGCACCTGTGGGGATTGGCCGTGGGCCTGGTGATTTCCGGCGAGTATTTCGGCTGGAGCTACGGCTGGGGCACCGCTGGCACCCTGGGGTTTCTGGTCACCACGCTGATGGTGGCGGTGATGTACACCTGTTTCATTTTCAGCTTCACTGAACTGACCACCGCAATCCCGAACGCGGGCGGCCCGTTCGCCTACAGCCTGCGGGCGTTCGGCGTGACCGGCGGGATGATCGCGGGCCTCGCGACGTTGATCGAATTCGTTTTCGCGCCCCCGGCCATCGCCATGGCCATCGGTGCCTACCTCAACGTGCAATACCCGTCGCTGGACCCGAGAGTCGCGGCCATCGGCGCGTACATCGTGTTCATGACCCTGAACATCCTCGGCGTCAGCATCGCCGCTACCTTTGAGCTGGTGGTGACGGTGCTGGCCGTCGCCGAGTTGCTGGTGTTCATGGGCGTCGTCGCGCCAGGCTTCAGCTTCAGCAACTTCGTGCTGGGCGGCTGGGCCGGTTCCGACACGTTCAGCCTGCCCGCGATCAGCGGCATCTTCGCGGCGATCCCGTTCGCGATCTGGTTCTTCCTCGCCATCGAAGGCGCCGCCATGGCCGCCGAAGAAGCCAAGGACCCGAAGCGCACCATCCCTCGCGCTTACGTGGCGGGCATTCTGACGCTGGTGGTGCTGGCGATTGGCGTGATGATCTTCGCCGGTGGCGTGGGCGACTGGCGCGCACTGTCGAACATCAACGACCCGTTGCCTCAGGCGATGAAAGCCGTGGTCGGCAACAACTCCAACTGGATGCACATGCTGGTGTGGATCGGCCTGTTCGGTCTGGTGGCAAGCTTCCACGGCATCATTCTGGGCTACTCCCGTCAGTTCTTCGCCCTGGCCCGCGCAGGTTTCCTGCCAGCGAGCCTGGCCAAATTGTCACGTTTCCAGACGCCACACCGTGCCATTCTGGCGGGCGGCGTGATCGGGATTCTGGCGATCCTCAGCGACGGTCTGGTCAATCTGCAAGGCATGACCCTGACCGCGGCGATGATCACCATGTCGGTGTTTGGCGCTATTGTGATGTACATCGTCAGCATGCTCAGCCTGTTCAAACTGCGTCGTAGCGAGCCGAACCTCGAACGCAGTTTCCGGGCGCCGGGCTACCCCATCGTGCCGGGCATTGCGCTGGTGCTGGCGGTGGTCTGTCTGATCGCGATGGTGTGGTTCAATCTGGTCATCTGCGGCATCTTCATCGGCTTGATGGCCGTGGGTGCGCTGTTCTGCAAAGTGGTGCGTGGCCGTGGCGCCGTGGTCGCGGTCGCGGGTTAA